A section of the Primulina eburnea isolate SZY01 chromosome 1, ASM2296580v1, whole genome shotgun sequence genome encodes:
- the LOC140812038 gene encoding uncharacterized protein — MNKLEPSLEELVNMLVTFESTIKKEKPVLYVGSSSGTKTGPPGKGKKRSFQRTKKSEPLKRQTSSPVVAAAPVKAEKTVDICHHCKKPGHWRRNCREYLAQKGSAKGDGKK, encoded by the exons atgaacaagctcgagcccagccttgaagagttggtgaacatgcttgtgacctttgagtccacgatcaagaaggagaagccggttctttatgtgggctcttcatctggcacgaagaccggtccacctgggaagggaaagaagcgttctttccagcgtaccaagaagagcgagcccttgaagaggcagacttcgagtcccgttgtggcagccgcgccagtgaaggctgaaaagactgttgacatctgtcaccactgcaagaagcctggacattggaggcgtaactgcagggaatatcttgcgcagaagggttctgctaaag gtgatgggaagaagtag